From one Streptomyces sp. N50 genomic stretch:
- a CDS encoding DUF3043 domain-containing protein, translating into MPLTDSTMPRDPQAPKGRPTPKRSESQTQRRSVANTSMTRKDASKRQRDERRTAMERQRQALSGRGNERDLPLRDRGPIRKFGRDYIDSRINIAEFFLPLAVVILVLSVVQIPALQNIALLLWLVVIILIVVDSFWSVFRLRKLLAERFPGQNTKGTVWYSMMRSLQMRRLRLPKPQVKRGERP; encoded by the coding sequence GTGCCGCTGACCGACTCCACGATGCCCCGAGACCCTCAGGCCCCGAAGGGTCGGCCCACGCCCAAGCGTAGTGAGTCCCAGACTCAGCGCCGCAGCGTCGCCAACACCTCGATGACGCGCAAGGACGCCTCCAAGCGCCAGCGCGACGAGCGGCGCACGGCGATGGAGAGGCAGCGCCAGGCGCTCTCCGGCCGGGGCAACGAGCGGGATCTGCCCCTCCGTGACCGGGGCCCGATCCGCAAGTTCGGGCGTGACTACATCGACTCGCGCATCAACATCGCCGAGTTCTTCCTGCCGCTGGCCGTGGTGATCCTCGTGCTCAGCGTGGTGCAGATCCCCGCGCTGCAGAACATCGCGCTGCTGCTGTGGCTCGTGGTGATCATCCTGATCGTGGTCGACTCCTTCTGGAGCGTGTTCCGGCTGCGCAAGCTGCTCGCCGAGCGCTTCCCGGGCCAGAACACCAAGGGCACGGTCTGGTACTCCATGATGCGCTCCCTCCAGATGCGTCGACTCCGGCTGCCGAAGCCGCAGGTCAAGCGCGGAGAGCGGCCCTGA
- a CDS encoding class I SAM-dependent methyltransferase: MARQLDEQIAGRYPVGQRLRVLDVGMGQGTQALRLARAGHQVTGVEQEPKMVAAARAALSGEPEGIRERVRIIEGDGRDTGVHFLPGSFDVVLCHGVLMYVSEPDPLLAGLARMLAPGGLLSLLVRNADALAMRPGLSWDWTGALGAFDSTAYRNRLGLDVRADRLGTLTATLAGIGAPLQAWYGVRVFTDTAPEGVEIPADVESLLAAEERAGRTDPYRAVAALLHLCGVRG, from the coding sequence GTGGCCCGGCAGCTCGACGAGCAGATAGCCGGCCGGTATCCAGTCGGCCAGCGGCTGCGGGTGCTCGACGTCGGGATGGGCCAGGGCACGCAGGCGCTGCGGCTGGCCCGGGCCGGGCATCAGGTGACCGGGGTCGAACAGGAACCGAAGATGGTCGCCGCGGCCCGCGCGGCCCTGTCCGGCGAGCCCGAGGGCATCCGGGAGCGGGTGCGGATCATCGAGGGTGACGGCCGGGACACGGGCGTGCACTTCCTGCCGGGCAGTTTCGACGTCGTGCTCTGTCATGGCGTACTCATGTACGTGTCCGAGCCCGATCCGCTGCTCGCCGGTCTCGCCCGGATGCTGGCGCCGGGCGGGCTGCTGTCGCTGCTCGTGCGGAACGCCGACGCGCTGGCCATGCGGCCCGGGCTCTCCTGGGACTGGACGGGCGCGCTGGGCGCGTTCGACTCGACCGCGTACCGCAACCGGCTGGGCCTCGATGTGCGGGCCGACCGGCTCGGCACCCTGACGGCCACGCTCGCGGGGATCGGGGCGCCGTTGCAGGCCTGGTACGGCGTGCGGGTCTTCACCGACACCGCTCCGGAGGGCGTGGAGATCCCGGCGGACGTCGAGTCGCTGCTGGCCGCCGAGGAGCGGGCCGGGCGGACGGATCCGTACCGGGCGGTGGCCGCGCTGCTGCATCTGTGCGGCGTGCGGGGCTGA